In one Arachis duranensis cultivar V14167 chromosome 9, aradu.V14167.gnm2.J7QH, whole genome shotgun sequence genomic region, the following are encoded:
- the LOC107466264 gene encoding uncharacterized protein LOC107466264 isoform X1 — protein MQFGSFYLHQSWMEKHFCIHLYPEWPGVSSWLGKLFVRAIQELWQWWSRLLRVVVDTEEEEAVVMVLATAAVVGTTAEAVVEAITTVGILGFCKGLPNKLSLKNIEKVTRRAQEQFQMVLEEKSRFAFDVDLDAPKVRIPLRSRGSTRCDSHFLLDFGQFTLHTAESQSDEQRHNLYSRFYIPGRDFAVLQ, from the exons ATGCAATTCGGCAG CTTCTATTTACACCAATCCTGGATGGAAAAGCACTTTTGTATTCATTTGTATCCTGAATGGCCTGGTGTTTCTTCTTGGCTG ggaaagctTTTTGTGAGAGCCATTCAAGAGCTATGGCAGTGGTGGTCGCGGTTATTGCGCGTGGTGGTGGATACAGAGGAGGAAGAGGCGGTGGTGATGGTGCTTGCTACAGCTGCGGTGGTAGGTACAACGGCGGAGGCGGTGGTGGAAGCTATAACAACTGTGGGTATTCTGGGCTTTTGCAAGGGACTGCCCAACAAGCTCTCGCTGAAAAAT ATTGAGAAAGTGACTCGTAGAGCACAGGAGCAATTTCAGATGGTTTTAGAGGAGAAAAGCAG ATTTGCATTCGATGTTGATCTTGATGCTCCAAAAGTTAGAATTCCTCTCAGATCTCGTGGTTCAACCAGATGTGATAGTCATTTTCTTTTGGACTTTGGTCAATTTACACTACACACTGCG GAAAGCCAGTCTGATGAGCAGAGGCATAATCTTTATTCTCGATTTTACATACCAGGACGTGATTTTGCTGTACTACAGTAA
- the LOC107466264 gene encoding uncharacterized protein LOC107466264 isoform X2, with protein MQFGSFYLHQSWMEKHFCIHLYPEWPGVSSWLLFVRAIQELWQWWSRLLRVVVDTEEEEAVVMVLATAAVVGTTAEAVVEAITTVGILGFCKGLPNKLSLKNIEKVTRRAQEQFQMVLEEKSRFAFDVDLDAPKVRIPLRSRGSTRCDSHFLLDFGQFTLHTAESQSDEQRHNLYSRFYIPGRDFAVLQ; from the exons ATGCAATTCGGCAG CTTCTATTTACACCAATCCTGGATGGAAAAGCACTTTTGTATTCATTTGTATCCTGAATGGCCTGGTGTTTCTTCTTGGCTG ctTTTTGTGAGAGCCATTCAAGAGCTATGGCAGTGGTGGTCGCGGTTATTGCGCGTGGTGGTGGATACAGAGGAGGAAGAGGCGGTGGTGATGGTGCTTGCTACAGCTGCGGTGGTAGGTACAACGGCGGAGGCGGTGGTGGAAGCTATAACAACTGTGGGTATTCTGGGCTTTTGCAAGGGACTGCCCAACAAGCTCTCGCTGAAAAAT ATTGAGAAAGTGACTCGTAGAGCACAGGAGCAATTTCAGATGGTTTTAGAGGAGAAAAGCAG ATTTGCATTCGATGTTGATCTTGATGCTCCAAAAGTTAGAATTCCTCTCAGATCTCGTGGTTCAACCAGATGTGATAGTCATTTTCTTTTGGACTTTGGTCAATTTACACTACACACTGCG GAAAGCCAGTCTGATGAGCAGAGGCATAATCTTTATTCTCGATTTTACATACCAGGACGTGATTTTGCTGTACTACAGTAA
- the LOC107466264 gene encoding uncharacterized protein LOC107466264 isoform X3 produces MEKHFCIHLYPEWPGVSSWLGKLFVRAIQELWQWWSRLLRVVVDTEEEEAVVMVLATAAVVGTTAEAVVEAITTVGILGFCKGLPNKLSLKNIEKVTRRAQEQFQMVLEEKSRFAFDVDLDAPKVRIPLRSRGSTRCDSHFLLDFGQFTLHTAESQSDEQRHNLYSRFYIPGRDFAVLQ; encoded by the exons ATGGAAAAGCACTTTTGTATTCATTTGTATCCTGAATGGCCTGGTGTTTCTTCTTGGCTG ggaaagctTTTTGTGAGAGCCATTCAAGAGCTATGGCAGTGGTGGTCGCGGTTATTGCGCGTGGTGGTGGATACAGAGGAGGAAGAGGCGGTGGTGATGGTGCTTGCTACAGCTGCGGTGGTAGGTACAACGGCGGAGGCGGTGGTGGAAGCTATAACAACTGTGGGTATTCTGGGCTTTTGCAAGGGACTGCCCAACAAGCTCTCGCTGAAAAAT ATTGAGAAAGTGACTCGTAGAGCACAGGAGCAATTTCAGATGGTTTTAGAGGAGAAAAGCAG ATTTGCATTCGATGTTGATCTTGATGCTCCAAAAGTTAGAATTCCTCTCAGATCTCGTGGTTCAACCAGATGTGATAGTCATTTTCTTTTGGACTTTGGTCAATTTACACTACACACTGCG GAAAGCCAGTCTGATGAGCAGAGGCATAATCTTTATTCTCGATTTTACATACCAGGACGTGATTTTGCTGTACTACAGTAA
- the LOC107466264 gene encoding uncharacterized protein LOC107466264 isoform X4 produces the protein MEKHFCIHLYPEWPGVSSWLLFVRAIQELWQWWSRLLRVVVDTEEEEAVVMVLATAAVVGTTAEAVVEAITTVGILGFCKGLPNKLSLKNIEKVTRRAQEQFQMVLEEKSRFAFDVDLDAPKVRIPLRSRGSTRCDSHFLLDFGQFTLHTAESQSDEQRHNLYSRFYIPGRDFAVLQ, from the exons ATGGAAAAGCACTTTTGTATTCATTTGTATCCTGAATGGCCTGGTGTTTCTTCTTGGCTG ctTTTTGTGAGAGCCATTCAAGAGCTATGGCAGTGGTGGTCGCGGTTATTGCGCGTGGTGGTGGATACAGAGGAGGAAGAGGCGGTGGTGATGGTGCTTGCTACAGCTGCGGTGGTAGGTACAACGGCGGAGGCGGTGGTGGAAGCTATAACAACTGTGGGTATTCTGGGCTTTTGCAAGGGACTGCCCAACAAGCTCTCGCTGAAAAAT ATTGAGAAAGTGACTCGTAGAGCACAGGAGCAATTTCAGATGGTTTTAGAGGAGAAAAGCAG ATTTGCATTCGATGTTGATCTTGATGCTCCAAAAGTTAGAATTCCTCTCAGATCTCGTGGTTCAACCAGATGTGATAGTCATTTTCTTTTGGACTTTGGTCAATTTACACTACACACTGCG GAAAGCCAGTCTGATGAGCAGAGGCATAATCTTTATTCTCGATTTTACATACCAGGACGTGATTTTGCTGTACTACAGTAA